A single region of the Gemmatimonadota bacterium genome encodes:
- a CDS encoding transposase: protein MQRNVLAKVPHRLRKRVAREVAAVFRAPGLAESKKRLAEITARWRRELPEAMTVLERGFTAATQFYAFPEPHWARLRTTNSLERLHGEIKRRIRSAGAFPDRASALRLITAVALRTTHVWSERRYLDLSLLEPKEVANAA from the coding sequence CTGCAACGCAATGTACTCGCCAAGGTCCCGCATCGCCTGCGTAAGCGTGTGGCGCGCGAAGTTGCCGCCGTCTTCCGGGCCCCCGGGCTCGCTGAGTCGAAGAAGCGTCTGGCCGAGATCACGGCGCGCTGGCGCAGAGAGCTCCCCGAGGCGATGACGGTGCTCGAGCGCGGCTTCACGGCCGCGACTCAGTTCTATGCGTTCCCCGAGCCCCACTGGGCCAGACTACGCACCACCAACAGCCTCGAGCGCCTGCATGGAGAGATCAAACGCCGGATCCGGAGCGCCGGCGCCTTCCCCGACCGAGCCAGTGCGCTGCGTCTCATCACCGCCGTCGCTCTCAGGACTACCCACGTCTGGAGCGAGCGCCGCTACCTGGACCTCTCCCTCCTCGAGCCCAAGGAGGTCGCCAACGCAGCCTAA